In a single window of the Burkholderia pyrrocinia genome:
- a CDS encoding ABC transporter substrate-binding protein — protein sequence MIDRKRRTLSFALPASLASVLARPVRAAVPGAPYSVVDDRGATLRFDAAPRRLAAISYFGADTALALGVQPIASTFLVRDRRPAYLLDRMDRVIDLGQRASPNLELLASAHADLIVAIRRYTEANAARLQQIAPYLALDIEVGADSDRSIALVGAALGRAEAAAALNRRFADVLAGFRARAASRAAPRYLFVWGAGVAPWAFYDENMTCSLLNALGGVNIAGRNPLPSQRDNTAFQMSLETLLLAKPDTIFVYDDSGRRGFEKNPVWQHLVSTRRVRIVSVGDHWIESFGPIARHAVLAEAAAFLHPGWFAPPDLREIASSYLTRAD from the coding sequence ATGATTGATCGCAAGCGCCGTACGCTGTCGTTCGCGTTGCCGGCTTCGCTTGCATCGGTGCTCGCGCGGCCCGTTCGCGCGGCGGTGCCGGGGGCGCCGTACAGTGTCGTCGACGATCGCGGCGCGACGCTGCGCTTCGATGCTGCGCCGCGCCGGCTCGCCGCGATTTCGTACTTCGGCGCCGATACTGCACTGGCGCTCGGCGTGCAGCCGATCGCGTCGACGTTTCTCGTGCGCGACCGGCGGCCCGCCTATCTGCTGGACAGAATGGATCGCGTGATCGACCTGGGGCAGCGCGCGAGTCCGAATCTGGAATTGCTGGCGAGCGCTCATGCGGATCTGATCGTTGCGATCCGGCGCTACACCGAAGCGAACGCGGCGCGGCTTCAGCAGATCGCGCCGTATCTTGCGCTCGATATCGAGGTTGGCGCCGACAGCGACCGCAGTATCGCGCTCGTCGGCGCAGCGCTGGGTCGTGCCGAGGCTGCTGCCGCGCTCAACCGGCGCTTCGCCGATGTGCTGGCGGGATTCCGTGCGCGTGCAGCATCACGCGCCGCGCCGCGCTACCTGTTCGTCTGGGGGGCGGGGGTTGCGCCGTGGGCGTTCTACGACGAGAACATGACCTGCTCGCTCCTGAATGCGCTGGGCGGCGTCAACATCGCCGGACGCAATCCGTTGCCGTCGCAACGCGACAATACGGCGTTCCAGATGAGCCTCGAGACGTTGTTGCTCGCGAAGCCCGACACGATTTTCGTCTACGACGACAGCGGTCGGCGCGGCTTCGAGAAGAACCCGGTCTGGCAGCACCTGGTTTCGACGCGCAGGGTGAGGATCGTGAGCGTGGGCGATCACTGGATCGAATCGTTCGGACCGATTGCACGGCATGCCGTGCTGGCTGAAGCGGCCGCGTTCCTGCATCCGGGCTGGTTCGCGCCGCCGGACTTGCGGGAGATCGCGTCATCCTATTTGACACGTGCGGATTGA
- a CDS encoding ABC transporter ATP-binding protein: MTLVARDLSLGYGPRRIVDTLSLSIEPGRITMLLGPNGSGKSTLLRALAGLLAPRDGDALLDDVPLRQWPRRKLARRIAFLAQTQDIPSGLTVQALVRHGRFAHRNWLRGETDDDRDAVEWALEMTGLAAMQDRALVALSGGERQRVWIAMALAQRADILLLDEPTTYLDLGHQLDVMQTLRRLNEEFGLTLVMSLHDLNQAMRFADRAIVMRDGRLVADGAPVDVLTPSFVADVFHVRSERLHGASDGVPVCHPLGYAAPGSGEGDAGPPVRDAVSSIGAAGDD; the protein is encoded by the coding sequence ATGACACTCGTTGCCCGCGATCTCTCGCTCGGATATGGCCCGCGCCGCATCGTCGACACGCTGTCGCTGTCGATCGAGCCCGGCCGGATCACGATGTTGCTCGGTCCGAACGGCTCGGGCAAAAGCACGCTGCTGCGCGCACTGGCCGGCCTGCTCGCGCCGCGCGACGGCGATGCGTTGCTCGATGACGTGCCGCTGCGGCAGTGGCCGCGTCGCAAGCTCGCGCGACGCATCGCGTTCCTGGCGCAGACCCAGGACATTCCGTCCGGCCTGACGGTGCAGGCGCTCGTCCGCCACGGACGGTTCGCACACCGGAACTGGCTGCGCGGAGAAACGGACGACGATCGGGACGCAGTCGAATGGGCGCTGGAAATGACCGGGCTGGCCGCGATGCAGGATCGTGCGCTCGTCGCGCTGTCGGGCGGCGAACGTCAGCGCGTATGGATTGCGATGGCGCTCGCGCAGCGCGCGGACATTCTGCTGCTCGACGAACCGACGACCTATCTCGACCTCGGCCATCAGCTCGACGTGATGCAGACGCTGCGGCGGCTCAACGAGGAATTCGGGCTGACGCTCGTGATGTCGCTGCACGACCTGAACCAGGCGATGCGTTTTGCGGATCGGGCGATCGTGATGCGTGACGGGCGGCTCGTTGCCGACGGCGCGCCGGTCGACGTGCTGACGCCGTCGTTCGTTGCGGATGTATTCCATGTGCGCAGCGAACGATTGCATGGTGCGAGCGACGGCGTGCCTGTCTGTCATCCGCTCGGTTATGCCGCACCCGGCAGCGGGGAGGGCGATGCGGGGCCGCCCGTTCGCGACGCGGTGTCGTCAATCGGAGCGGCCGGCGATGATTGA
- a CDS encoding sigma-70 family RNA polymerase sigma factor: protein MSVAQLAVYHDVQALYRDHHAWLQGWLRRRLGNAFDAADLAQDAFLRLILKSVPKRFDSDAEARAYLRAMAQGMCIDLFRRRQVEQAWLDALAAQPEPCEPSPESRAIVIETLMEIGALISRLSDKARDAFVMAQIHGLSTREIADELGVSARMVQKYLAQAMLQLALVDAGINH from the coding sequence ATGTCCGTCGCCCAACTCGCCGTGTATCACGATGTGCAGGCTCTTTATCGCGACCACCATGCCTGGTTGCAGGGCTGGCTGCGCAGGCGACTGGGTAACGCTTTCGATGCGGCGGACCTTGCCCAGGACGCATTTCTTCGCCTGATCCTCAAGTCGGTGCCGAAGCGCTTCGACAGCGATGCCGAGGCGCGGGCCTACCTGCGCGCGATGGCGCAGGGCATGTGCATCGACCTGTTCCGCCGCCGGCAGGTCGAGCAGGCGTGGCTCGATGCGCTCGCCGCGCAGCCGGAGCCCTGCGAGCCTTCGCCCGAATCCCGTGCGATCGTCATCGAGACGCTGATGGAAATCGGCGCGCTCATCAGCCGGCTGTCGGACAAAGCGAGGGACGCGTTCGTCATGGCGCAGATTCATGGCCTGTCCACTCGCGAGATCGCCGACGAACTCGGTGTATCGGCTCGCATGGTGCAGAAGTATCTCGCTCAGGCGATGCTGCAGCTGGCCCTGGTCGACGCCGGCATCAATCACTGA
- a CDS encoding FecCD family ABC transporter permease — protein sequence MTGVPIRPIRTTRVPGIARWRTFAHGAGWAAILMLAVVLSVCFGAADFPLTSAVQALIQRDGARDVAFVMWELRMPRVLLALMIGAQLAASGLVLQTALRNPLAEPGAIGVSSGATLGVMLLLLVANFAGSLDGSRLDAYDITWMPLVAQVGGIGAALGVYALAWRDGTAPFRLILMGVAVSAAMYAVAMTILAGWGSSRIEVLLTWLAGNLYARGWQHVLLLAPWTAATIALLPVVLPAVQVLSLGDDAAASVGLNVERWRLVAIAYAGFAAACAVAIAGPVAFVGLIAPHLARLAVGGSLARQAPFALLCGALIAALADLTGRVVVAPAEIPVGAVTALFGAPLFLYLLSRSSR from the coding sequence ATGACGGGCGTCCCGATCCGGCCGATTCGTACGACGCGCGTACCGGGCATCGCGAGGTGGCGGACGTTTGCGCACGGCGCAGGGTGGGCGGCGATCCTGATGCTCGCGGTCGTCCTGTCGGTGTGTTTCGGCGCGGCCGACTTTCCGTTGACGTCGGCCGTGCAGGCGCTGATCCAGCGTGACGGCGCGCGCGACGTCGCCTTCGTGATGTGGGAGCTGCGCATGCCGCGCGTGCTGCTTGCGCTGATGATCGGCGCGCAACTGGCAGCGAGCGGGCTCGTGCTGCAGACCGCGCTGCGCAATCCGCTCGCGGAGCCCGGCGCGATCGGCGTGTCGTCCGGCGCGACGCTCGGCGTGATGCTGCTGCTGCTCGTCGCGAACTTCGCGGGGTCACTCGACGGCAGCCGGCTCGACGCGTACGACATCACGTGGATGCCGCTCGTCGCGCAGGTGGGCGGCATCGGTGCGGCGCTGGGCGTCTACGCGCTTGCATGGCGCGACGGCACGGCGCCGTTTCGGCTGATCCTGATGGGCGTCGCCGTCAGCGCGGCGATGTATGCGGTCGCGATGACGATCCTCGCGGGCTGGGGTTCGAGCCGCATCGAGGTACTGCTGACGTGGCTCGCCGGCAACCTCTACGCGCGCGGCTGGCAACACGTGCTGCTGCTCGCGCCGTGGACCGCGGCGACGATCGCGTTGCTGCCGGTCGTGTTGCCGGCGGTGCAGGTGCTGTCGCTCGGCGACGACGCGGCAGCGAGTGTCGGCCTGAACGTCGAACGCTGGCGCCTCGTCGCGATCGCCTATGCAGGCTTCGCGGCCGCCTGCGCGGTTGCGATCGCCGGTCCGGTCGCGTTCGTCGGCCTGATCGCGCCGCATCTCGCGCGGCTGGCCGTGGGCGGTTCGCTCGCGCGGCAGGCGCCGTTCGCGCTCCTTTGCGGTGCATTGATCGCGGCGCTTGCGGATCTGACCGGCCGCGTCGTCGTTGCGCCGGCCGAAATTCCCGTGGGAGCGGTCACGGCGCTGTTCGGCGCACCGCTCTTTCTTTATCTGCTGTCCCGCTCCTCACGATGA
- a CDS encoding AsmA family protein, protein MRNGHTVGKVAAWLAVVVALTIAAVFVFIATFDWNRARPWVDDKVSDAIGRQFAINGDLRVGWHRPVSEHGWRAWVPWPRFSARNVTIANPDWARTKHFATLDAISFEVEALPLIARRIVIPAIDLVNPSVDLERLADGRVNWTFQFKRSDRPGKWTLDLHDIAFATGKLRYYDQQKQFDLSGVIDTLGKPIAFGDALKQQAALARSESAQTVGQEGQQKLAAQVHHDSARSPAPVSGIDAASRASAAASQAVAAASQASAAISTTAIAPAASAASSASATAASGATAPAASGASAGAAPAASVSAGDYTIGWTVDGTYKKGHVAGNGKIGNVLGLQGVQRPFPVQANLRFGDTKLALVGTLTDPAHLAAVDLRLWLAGTSMAHLYDVTGITLPETPPYATDGRLIGQFRASGNVFKYEDFTGRVGGSDLSGTLVYVSREPRPLLSGTLVSKVLRFADLAPLIGADTNASKARRGAAVAQPANRTLPVEAFRTERWKKIDADVRFTGQRIIKSPSLPITDLTTHVVMQDGVLTLNPLNFGVAGGTLASNIHLDGSGTPLKGRFTLQARHLKLKQLFPTFAVMQTALGEVNGDAALSAAGNSPAALASTANGEVKTLVTDGTVSLVLMEAAGLNVANVVYEKLFGDRDVKINCAAADFVATNGVLDSRVFALDTEDAVIGMNGNVNLRDETMNLTIRPHTKGFRVISLRSPLYVTGTFRQPHVGVKPEALIARGGAAVALGLLNPLASLLALLQPGRDQPLPCKQMLTDMEQRPTAPPPGIRKEKKAAPAYMGAAPPASQAHAPAKVEPEQATRAGRTTSPGR, encoded by the coding sequence ATGCGCAACGGCCATACCGTCGGCAAGGTGGCCGCGTGGCTCGCCGTCGTCGTTGCCCTGACGATTGCCGCGGTGTTCGTCTTCATCGCGACGTTCGACTGGAACCGCGCGCGCCCTTGGGTCGATGACAAGGTATCGGACGCGATCGGACGGCAGTTCGCCATCAACGGCGACCTGCGTGTCGGATGGCACCGGCCCGTGAGCGAGCATGGCTGGCGCGCCTGGGTGCCGTGGCCGCGATTCAGCGCCCGCAATGTCACGATCGCCAACCCGGACTGGGCGCGCACGAAGCATTTCGCCACGCTCGACGCGATCAGCTTCGAAGTCGAGGCGCTGCCGCTGATCGCGCGCCGCATCGTGATTCCGGCCATCGACCTCGTCAATCCGTCCGTCGACCTCGAACGCCTCGCGGACGGGCGCGTCAACTGGACGTTCCAGTTCAAGCGTTCCGATCGTCCGGGCAAGTGGACGCTCGACCTGCACGATATCGCGTTCGCCACCGGCAAGCTCCGCTATTACGACCAACAGAAGCAGTTCGACCTGAGCGGCGTGATCGACACGCTCGGCAAGCCAATTGCGTTCGGCGATGCGTTGAAGCAGCAGGCGGCGCTGGCGCGCAGCGAATCGGCGCAGACCGTCGGCCAGGAGGGCCAACAGAAACTCGCGGCACAGGTGCACCACGATTCGGCACGATCCCCGGCGCCCGTGTCGGGTATCGATGCGGCTTCCCGCGCATCGGCAGCGGCGTCGCAGGCAGTGGCCGCGGCGTCGCAAGCGTCGGCCGCGATATCCACTACCGCGATCGCTCCGGCGGCATCGGCTGCGTCGAGCGCGTCCGCGACAGCGGCGTCGGGCGCGACGGCCCCGGCAGCGTCCGGCGCGTCGGCAGGTGCTGCGCCCGCGGCGTCCGTCAGCGCGGGCGATTACACGATCGGGTGGACCGTCGACGGAACCTACAAGAAAGGGCACGTCGCCGGCAATGGCAAGATCGGAAACGTGCTGGGGCTGCAAGGCGTTCAGCGCCCGTTTCCGGTCCAGGCCAATTTGCGCTTCGGCGATACGAAGCTGGCGCTCGTCGGCACGCTGACCGATCCGGCACATCTGGCGGCGGTCGACCTGCGACTGTGGCTCGCGGGCACCAGCATGGCGCACCTGTACGACGTCACCGGCATCACGCTGCCCGAGACCCCGCCCTATGCGACCGACGGACGGCTGATCGGGCAATTCCGCGCGTCCGGCAATGTCTTCAAGTACGAGGACTTCACGGGTCGTGTCGGCGGCAGCGATCTCTCCGGCACGCTGGTGTACGTTTCGCGCGAACCGAGGCCGCTCCTGTCGGGCACGCTCGTGTCGAAGGTGCTGCGGTTCGCCGACCTCGCGCCGCTCATCGGCGCCGACACGAATGCCAGCAAGGCGCGCCGCGGCGCGGCGGTCGCGCAGCCCGCGAACAGGACGCTGCCGGTCGAGGCGTTCCGCACGGAGCGCTGGAAAAAGATCGACGCCGACGTCCGGTTCACCGGGCAGCGCATCATCAAGTCCCCGAGCTTGCCGATCACCGATCTGACGACCCACGTCGTCATGCAGGACGGCGTGCTGACGCTCAACCCGCTGAACTTCGGCGTCGCGGGCGGCACGCTGGCGTCGAACATCCACCTGGACGGCAGTGGCACGCCGCTCAAGGGGCGGTTCACGCTGCAGGCGCGGCACCTGAAGCTGAAGCAGCTATTCCCGACGTTCGCGGTCATGCAGACGGCGCTCGGCGAAGTCAACGGCGATGCCGCACTGTCGGCCGCCGGCAACTCGCCGGCGGCGCTCGCCTCAACGGCCAACGGGGAAGTGAAGACGCTGGTCACGGACGGCACCGTAAGCCTGGTGCTGATGGAAGCGGCCGGGTTGAACGTGGCGAACGTGGTGTACGAGAAGCTGTTCGGCGATCGCGACGTGAAGATCAACTGCGCGGCGGCCGATTTCGTGGCCACCAATGGCGTGCTCGACTCGCGCGTATTCGCGCTCGACACCGAAGATGCGGTGATCGGCATGAACGGTAACGTGAACTTGCGGGACGAGACCATGAACCTGACGATTCGTCCGCATACCAAGGGGTTCCGGGTGATATCGCTGCGCTCGCCGCTGTACGTCACCGGCACCTTCAGGCAGCCTCACGTGGGCGTGAAGCCGGAGGCGCTCATCGCGCGCGGCGGGGCGGCGGTGGCGCTGGGCCTGCTGAATCCGCTCGCGAGTTTGCTCGCATTGCTCCAGCCGGGCCGCGATCAGCCGCTGCCGTGCAAGCAGATGCTGACCGACATGGAGCAGCGCCCGACCGCGCCGCCACCGGGAATACGAAAGGAGAAAAAGGCTGCACCGGCGTATATGGGTGCGGCGCCGCCTGCTTCACAGGCACACGCGCCGGCGAAGGTCGAACCCGAGCAAGCGACGCGCGCAGGCCGTACGACCTCTCCCGGCCGGTAA
- a CDS encoding TonB-dependent receptor yields MPAATRRYDVPAGPLSASLNRLADQANVMLSVPGDLTAGKTSAGVHGTYSVQGAFQALLGGTGLEPVQQSDGSFSLRPAPAAAAGAEAAVLPAVKVLGKRIDDAVPEVYAGGQVAQGAKVGLLGNRDYMDTPFSISSYTEKLIRDQQSTSVADLLTTTDPSVRAAIDSTNRYDAITIRGLRVENGEIALNGLYGLVPAYRVGADPVERVEILKGPGALLNGMMPQGSVGGSVNVVTKRADDTPLNRLTAEYASSSVFGGHADIGRRFGQNGEFGVRVNAAHREGDTPIDEQSRRNTSLSVGLDYRGRRLRVSGDVIYQEDFMRAPVRGYTPIAGIAVPEAPNSRTNLAQTFSYSNSHSLTALGRAEYDLSSNVTLFGAVGMNRFGFDKLEDPGATIINARGDARSTSRYQSGASHALSAETGARTRFKTGPIDHQLVVSSSYLQQTTWFGQTAYGSYATNIYMPTRLAGPGAPVSVSPEAKDSAQILRSIGVADTLSAAGGLVQLTVGVRRQQVSSRNFDTSGAETSHYDQGATTPSVALVVRPLDQLSFYANYIEALTPGSAPPPDAANPNQVFAPFKSKQYEVGTKLDLGRFGATLGLFQIDVPSGIVDPVSKLFSLNGLQRNRGLELSGFGEVTRDVRLLGGVTWLDARLRRTQGGVYDGNHAVGAPSLQATLGAEWDTPFVPGVTLTSRMIYTGKAYVSQDNTQHVPSWTRFDLGGRYTTKVAGRDVTLRANVTNLFNRDYWQANPTGYLFTGAPRTFWLSVSTDL; encoded by the coding sequence GTGCCAGCGGCTACCCGGCGTTACGACGTTCCGGCCGGCCCGCTGTCTGCGTCGCTGAACCGTCTTGCCGATCAGGCCAACGTGATGCTCAGCGTGCCCGGCGACCTGACGGCCGGGAAGACCAGCGCGGGCGTCCATGGCACGTACTCGGTACAGGGTGCATTCCAGGCATTGCTGGGCGGCACGGGCCTGGAGCCGGTGCAGCAGTCCGACGGCAGCTTCTCGCTGCGCCCGGCTCCTGCCGCGGCGGCAGGTGCCGAAGCCGCCGTGCTGCCGGCCGTGAAGGTCCTCGGCAAGCGGATCGATGACGCGGTTCCCGAGGTTTATGCGGGGGGGCAGGTGGCACAGGGCGCGAAAGTCGGCCTGCTCGGCAATCGCGACTATATGGACACGCCGTTCAGCATCTCGAGCTATACGGAAAAGCTGATCCGCGACCAGCAGTCGACCAGCGTTGCAGATCTGCTGACCACGACGGATCCATCGGTCCGTGCGGCGATCGACAGCACCAACCGCTACGACGCGATTACGATTCGCGGGTTGCGTGTCGAGAACGGCGAGATCGCGCTCAATGGCCTGTACGGGCTCGTGCCGGCCTATCGCGTCGGCGCGGATCCGGTCGAACGGGTCGAAATCCTCAAGGGGCCGGGTGCATTGCTGAACGGGATGATGCCGCAGGGCAGCGTCGGCGGCAGCGTGAACGTCGTGACGAAGCGTGCCGACGACACGCCGCTCAACCGCCTGACCGCCGAATACGCGTCGAGCTCGGTGTTCGGCGGCCATGCCGACATCGGCAGGCGCTTCGGCCAGAACGGCGAGTTCGGTGTACGCGTCAACGCGGCCCACCGCGAAGGCGACACGCCGATCGACGAACAATCGCGGCGCAACACGTCGCTGTCGGTCGGGCTGGATTACCGCGGCCGCCGCCTGCGCGTGTCCGGCGACGTGATCTACCAGGAGGACTTCATGCGGGCACCGGTGCGCGGCTACACACCGATCGCCGGCATCGCGGTGCCGGAGGCGCCGAATTCGCGGACCAATCTCGCGCAGACGTTTTCCTATTCGAATTCCCACAGCCTGACGGCGCTCGGGCGCGCCGAGTACGATCTGTCGTCGAACGTGACGCTGTTCGGCGCGGTCGGCATGAACCGCTTTGGCTTCGACAAGCTGGAAGACCCGGGCGCGACGATCATCAATGCGCGGGGCGACGCGAGGTCCACGTCGAGATACCAGTCGGGCGCGTCGCATGCGCTGTCGGCCGAGACGGGGGCGCGGACGCGTTTCAAGACGGGCCCGATCGATCACCAGCTCGTCGTGAGCAGCAGCTACCTGCAGCAGACGACGTGGTTCGGTCAGACCGCCTACGGCAGCTACGCGACGAACATCTACATGCCGACCCGCCTCGCCGGGCCGGGGGCGCCGGTCTCGGTGTCGCCCGAAGCGAAGGACAGCGCGCAGATCCTGCGCAGCATCGGCGTGGCCGATACGCTGTCCGCCGCCGGCGGGCTCGTGCAGCTCACGGTCGGCGTGCGTCGCCAGCAGGTGAGCAGCCGCAACTTCGACACGTCCGGCGCGGAAACGTCGCACTACGACCAGGGTGCGACGACGCCGTCCGTCGCGCTCGTCGTCCGGCCGCTCGACCAGCTGTCGTTCTATGCGAATTACATCGAGGCGCTGACGCCCGGTTCGGCGCCGCCGCCCGACGCGGCGAACCCGAACCAGGTGTTCGCGCCGTTCAAGTCGAAGCAATACGAAGTCGGCACCAAGCTCGATCTCGGCAGGTTCGGCGCAACGCTCGGGCTGTTCCAGATCGACGTGCCGAGCGGGATCGTCGACCCGGTCAGCAAGCTGTTCAGCCTCAACGGGCTGCAGCGCAATCGCGGTCTCGAACTGTCCGGCTTCGGCGAAGTGACGCGCGACGTGCGCCTGCTGGGCGGCGTCACGTGGCTCGATGCGCGGCTGCGCCGCACGCAGGGTGGCGTGTACGACGGCAATCATGCGGTCGGCGCGCCGTCGCTGCAGGCCACGCTCGGCGCGGAATGGGATACGCCGTTCGTGCCGGGCGTCACGCTGACGAGCCGGATGATCTACACCGGCAAGGCCTACGTGAGCCAGGACAACACGCAGCACGTGCCGAGCTGGACGCGCTTCGATCTGGGCGGTCGCTACACGACGAAAGTGGCCGGCCGCGACGTGACGCTGCGAGCGAACGTGACGAACCTGTTCAACCGCGACTACTGGCAGGCGAACCCGACCGGGTATCTGTTCACGGGGGCGCCGCGCACGTTCTGGCTGTCGGTGTCGACCGACCTGTGA
- a CDS encoding FecCD family ABC transporter permease, whose product MNERPVAAKRLRISRPGSASGGRARVGVIALALIVGIGAIALASLCAGNLVLGPAVALDALRGGDTPAAQIVYALRLPRLIAALMVGASLAVSGALMQGITRNPLADPTLTGVVSGAALAVVAATVLAPARTAGMLPFVALAGGGIAATLTFALAWRARLSPLRLSLAGTTIAALGSAGVISLMIVAGPQAGPLFYWLAGGFAGVGWQQVAMVAPWTVAGLVAALAGARVLDTLALGDEAAQSVGLDLLRWRLILGGIAVALSASVVSIAGPVGFVGLCVPHLARVALGGGYRRTLAVTALGGALLVSVADLVARTVAAPRELPVGFLTALVATPLLIAMIRRDEGVST is encoded by the coding sequence GTGAACGAACGGCCCGTGGCGGCAAAGCGCCTGCGCATTTCACGGCCGGGTTCGGCGTCCGGGGGGCGGGCGCGTGTCGGCGTGATCGCGCTCGCGCTGATCGTCGGCATCGGTGCGATCGCGCTTGCGAGCCTGTGTGCCGGCAACCTCGTGCTCGGCCCTGCCGTCGCGCTCGATGCGCTGCGCGGCGGCGACACGCCCGCCGCACAGATCGTGTACGCGCTGCGTCTGCCTCGCCTGATCGCGGCGCTGATGGTCGGTGCGAGCCTCGCGGTGTCCGGCGCGCTGATGCAGGGCATCACGCGTAATCCGCTGGCCGACCCGACGTTGACGGGTGTCGTCAGCGGCGCCGCGCTCGCGGTCGTCGCAGCGACCGTACTGGCGCCGGCCCGGACCGCAGGCATGCTGCCGTTCGTGGCGCTGGCCGGCGGCGGCATCGCGGCAACGCTTACGTTCGCGCTGGCGTGGCGCGCACGGCTGTCGCCGTTGCGTCTCTCCCTGGCCGGAACGACGATTGCCGCACTCGGCAGCGCGGGTGTCATTTCGCTGATGATCGTGGCGGGGCCGCAGGCCGGGCCGTTGTTCTACTGGCTGGCCGGCGGCTTCGCGGGTGTCGGCTGGCAGCAGGTCGCGATGGTCGCGCCGTGGACCGTCGCAGGTCTCGTTGCCGCCCTTGCCGGCGCACGCGTGCTCGACACGCTTGCGCTCGGCGACGAAGCCGCGCAGAGCGTCGGCCTCGACCTGTTGCGCTGGCGCTTGATTCTCGGCGGCATTGCGGTCGCCTTGTCTGCGTCGGTCGTTTCGATCGCGGGGCCGGTCGGCTTCGTCGGTCTGTGCGTGCCGCATCTCGCACGCGTCGCACTCGGCGGCGGCTATCGGCGAACCTTGGCCGTGACGGCGCTTGGCGGCGCATTGCTCGTATCGGTAGCGGATCTCGTCGCCCGCACGGTCGCGGCGCCGCGCGAACTGCCGGTCGGCTTCCTGACCGCGCTGGTCGCGACCCCGCTGCTGATCGCGATGATTCGCCGCGACGAAGGCGTATCGACATGA
- a CDS encoding FecR domain-containing protein, translating into MAASSSSSTVEPGTQADFESLEQAANWFALLHADGGSSEHRGAWAAWLAERPEHRRAWAHVEAVSRRFAPLRSESQGERDAAAAAVHVSATRSASRRHVLGSLAALAGTGLAGWLAWRFTPLPARVMAWRSDYRTGVGERRDVQLADGTRVWLNTNSAFDVHYDDTQRVLTLTMGEMLIDTAKDSQGRAFFVDTPNGRMQALGTRFTVRQSGARTLLAVFNGRVEIRNLAGHVEIVQAGQQRQFTADAIDAPERVDPARETWSRGVILADDVTLDALIAELDRYQHGHIGVDPAVAGIRVVGRFPADNPGQMLAMLERDLPIRVRRTLPWWVTIEAR; encoded by the coding sequence ATGGCCGCCTCGTCGTCTTCCTCCACCGTGGAGCCCGGTACCCAGGCCGATTTCGAAAGCCTCGAGCAAGCCGCCAACTGGTTTGCGCTGCTGCACGCCGATGGCGGGAGCAGCGAGCATCGTGGCGCGTGGGCGGCGTGGCTGGCAGAGCGGCCGGAACATCGGCGAGCGTGGGCGCATGTCGAAGCGGTCAGCCGTCGATTCGCGCCGCTGAGGAGCGAGAGCCAGGGCGAGCGCGATGCTGCCGCAGCAGCCGTGCACGTTTCCGCGACACGTTCGGCGAGCCGGCGCCACGTGCTGGGCAGTCTCGCGGCGCTGGCCGGGACCGGTCTCGCCGGCTGGCTCGCCTGGCGTTTCACGCCGCTGCCGGCCCGCGTCATGGCATGGCGGTCGGATTACCGCACCGGCGTTGGCGAGCGACGGGATGTGCAGCTCGCCGACGGCACGCGAGTGTGGTTGAACACGAACAGTGCATTCGACGTTCACTACGACGACACCCAGCGGGTCCTGACGCTGACGATGGGCGAAATGCTCATCGATACGGCCAAGGACAGTCAGGGGCGTGCGTTCTTCGTCGACACGCCGAATGGCCGGATGCAGGCGTTGGGTACCCGGTTCACCGTACGGCAATCCGGCGCGCGCACGCTGCTGGCCGTATTCAACGGCCGGGTCGAGATTCGCAACCTGGCCGGGCACGTCGAAATCGTGCAGGCCGGTCAGCAGCGGCAGTTCACGGCGGATGCGATCGACGCGCCGGAGCGAGTCGATCCCGCACGCGAAACGTGGTCGCGCGGCGTGATCCTGGCTGACGACGTCACGCTCGACGCGCTGATCGCCGAACTGGATCGCTATCAGCACGGGCACATCGGCGTCGATCCGGCGGTGGCGGGCATTCGCGTCGTCGGCCGTTTCCCTGCCGACAACCCCGGCCAGATGCTCGCGATGCTGGAACGCGACCTGCCGATCCGCGTACGTCGCACGTTGCCGTGGTGGGTCACGATCGAAGCCCGGTGA